A genome region from Haloarcula ordinaria includes the following:
- a CDS encoding alcohol dehydrogenase catalytic domain-containing protein — translation MDCLEIQQWGGPLTRSERSIPEPDAASVRVEVEATGVGGTVRNVIDGNLGNDPEGLPRIPGHELVGTVDEVGAGVTHLDVGDRVTAYFHIVCGHCQQCLAGHDSLCTNHAGWISVDTDGGFAEYTCLPAGNALRIPEGIPPTDATVIPDAVATPVHVANQRANVERGDRVAVLGAGGGVGIHMVQVADYFGADVTAVDIATEKLDSCAAVGADIVHDPGPDNDLSALDAGSYDAVIDFTGATDLLEASLDLLGPRGRLVNLTTFPGNDMSLSPRAEVMNELDVVGSRYCSKHELKQAASLVADGDVEPVVSEKTDLDGTAALLDRIVDNEIVGRGAMRPV, via the coding sequence ATGGACTGTCTCGAAATCCAGCAGTGGGGTGGCCCGCTCACACGCAGCGAACGGTCGATTCCGGAGCCAGATGCCGCATCGGTACGCGTCGAGGTCGAGGCGACCGGCGTCGGCGGGACCGTCAGGAACGTCATCGACGGGAACCTCGGGAACGACCCCGAGGGCCTCCCGCGTATCCCCGGCCACGAACTGGTCGGTACCGTCGACGAGGTCGGTGCGGGCGTGACTCACCTCGACGTCGGGGACCGCGTCACCGCATACTTCCACATCGTCTGTGGGCACTGTCAGCAGTGTCTGGCCGGGCACGACTCGCTCTGTACGAACCATGCCGGGTGGATAAGCGTCGACACCGACGGCGGGTTCGCAGAGTACACCTGCCTCCCGGCGGGCAACGCCCTCCGGATTCCCGAGGGTATTCCGCCGACCGACGCGACGGTCATCCCCGACGCCGTCGCGACGCCGGTCCACGTCGCGAACCAGCGAGCGAACGTCGAACGCGGCGACCGCGTCGCGGTGCTTGGAGCGGGCGGTGGGGTCGGTATCCACATGGTCCAGGTCGCCGACTACTTCGGGGCCGACGTGACCGCCGTCGACATCGCGACGGAGAAACTCGACTCCTGTGCGGCGGTCGGGGCCGATATCGTGCACGACCCCGGCCCCGACAACGACCTCTCGGCGCTCGACGCGGGGTCGTACGACGCCGTCATCGACTTCACCGGCGCGACTGACCTGTTAGAAGCCAGTCTCGACTTGCTCGGGCCACGCGGTAGGCTGGTGAACCTGACGACGTTCCCCGGCAACGACATGTCGCTGTCGCCCCGTGCCGAGGTGATGAACGAACTGGACGTCGTCGGGAGCCGGTACTGCTCGAAGCACGAACTCAAACAGGCGGCGTCGCTCGTCGCAGACGGCGACGTCGAGCCGGTCGTCTCCGAGAAGACCGACCTCGATGGCACCGCCGCGCTGCTGGACCGCATCGTCGACAACGAAATCGTCGGGCGGGGCGCGATGCGGCCGGTCTGA
- a CDS encoding zinc-dependent alcohol dehydrogenase: MAVEVGETIPESMQAIVLEGPDDWSMETIDTPEPDEVENVLCRVEAASICGTDPKIFSADVDGWPPEYPFIPGHEWSGEVVAVHDSVDRFEPGDRVFSETHSGCGYCEMCRKGRYNLCDNYGDFDTGHRQIGHTMDGSFAEYVTIPADSLYKFDDSISWSEGALLDVNAIALQCSVRGNIEPGDDVAVMGTGTVGLLCLQHAVAMGANEVIGVGSPNRNELAEKLGATHTVSYKDDDVVEQVRELTGGTGVDVTLEAAGSETGFQQAVWMTRKGGTVSLDGIPKENLLKIPMADLVKEEIDFRGARAHANKAEASARMVENGQTDVDSLITHEFDFEDFAEAFDTFKNRKEGAIKVVCRF; the protein is encoded by the coding sequence ATGGCAGTAGAAGTAGGTGAAACTATCCCCGAGAGTATGCAGGCCATCGTGCTGGAGGGCCCCGACGACTGGTCGATGGAGACTATCGACACACCGGAGCCTGACGAGGTCGAGAACGTTCTGTGCCGCGTCGAAGCCGCGTCGATCTGCGGGACCGACCCGAAGATCTTCAGCGCTGACGTCGACGGCTGGCCGCCAGAGTACCCGTTCATCCCAGGACACGAGTGGTCCGGTGAAGTCGTCGCAGTTCACGACAGTGTCGACCGGTTCGAACCGGGCGACCGCGTGTTCAGCGAGACCCACTCCGGCTGTGGCTACTGTGAGATGTGCCGGAAAGGACGGTACAACCTCTGTGACAACTACGGTGACTTCGACACTGGCCACCGACAGATCGGCCACACCATGGACGGGTCGTTCGCGGAGTACGTGACCATCCCGGCCGACTCCCTGTACAAGTTCGACGACAGCATCTCGTGGTCCGAGGGCGCGCTGCTCGACGTCAACGCCATCGCGCTCCAGTGTTCCGTCCGTGGGAACATCGAGCCCGGTGACGACGTGGCTGTCATGGGGACCGGCACTGTGGGGCTGCTCTGCCTCCAGCACGCCGTCGCCATGGGCGCAAACGAGGTCATCGGAGTCGGGAGCCCGAACCGAAACGAGCTCGCCGAGAAGCTCGGTGCCACCCACACCGTCTCTTACAAGGACGACGACGTCGTCGAGCAGGTCAGGGAGCTGACCGGCGGGACCGGCGTCGACGTGACCCTCGAAGCGGCCGGGAGCGAGACCGGCTTCCAGCAAGCGGTCTGGATGACCCGGAAGGGCGGAACGGTCAGCCTCGACGGCATCCCGAAGGAGAACCTCCTGAAGATCCCGATGGCCGACCTCGTCAAAGAGGAGATCGACTTCCGCGGTGCGCGAGCCCACGCCAACAAGGCCGAAGCCAGCGCCCGGATGGTCGAGAACGGACAGACGGACGTCGACTCGCTCATCACGCACGAGTTCGACTTCGAGGACTTCGCCGAAGCGTTCGATACGTTCAAGAACCGGAAGGAAGGCGCCATCAAGGTCGTCTGCCGGTTCTAA
- a CDS encoding MATE family efflux transporter: MSTETSNPDGDWIEQAKEVWRWTLSLSWPVMIQQVFQTLMRTTDIIVTGLFSPVAVAAIGLADLYAQIPLRLGQGLGGAAIALSSQDTGAGADANRDEAVTQALIIGALIGVPLAVAGALFGSTAIDLLGAAPEVVRLGGLYLAVILVASPAKHVAIIGVRALQGTGDTKTPMLINIGSNVINIACSVVLGLGIGPFPRLGIFGVGLATALANAFTAASILLAFTTDRIGLSFRRPRDWTITRQLVVVGTPQFAEGMSSTVAMFPFNALLLGFGTEVVAAFHIGRRMRQQVTAPFYRSFSTASSVITGQTLGGDDPEAARFNGLAVIALAFVLLGLSGGALIVGAAPLARVFTSDPATLAYAVDFARVFGLGGIFFGMFFVVAGCLRGSGETRIPFIARMVGAWVIMLGGTYLAGEVLDVGIVAVYAVLILSYLWMVSLATVWFFKGDWEARASTMMDERGTSDSDS; the protein is encoded by the coding sequence ATGAGCACGGAGACTTCGAATCCGGACGGAGACTGGATAGAACAGGCCAAAGAGGTCTGGCGGTGGACGCTGTCGCTATCGTGGCCCGTGATGATACAGCAGGTCTTCCAGACGCTGATGCGGACCACCGACATCATCGTCACCGGACTGTTTTCCCCGGTCGCGGTCGCCGCCATCGGGCTCGCGGACCTCTACGCACAGATCCCGCTCCGACTGGGGCAAGGGTTGGGCGGCGCTGCCATCGCCCTCTCGAGTCAGGACACCGGCGCCGGTGCCGACGCCAACCGTGACGAGGCAGTCACGCAAGCCCTCATCATCGGAGCGCTCATCGGTGTCCCGCTGGCAGTCGCCGGCGCGCTGTTCGGCTCCACGGCCATCGACCTCCTCGGCGCGGCACCGGAGGTCGTCCGGCTCGGCGGGCTGTATCTCGCGGTCATCCTCGTCGCGAGTCCCGCGAAACACGTCGCCATCATCGGCGTTCGGGCCCTGCAGGGGACCGGCGACACGAAGACCCCCATGCTCATCAACATCGGGTCGAACGTTATCAACATCGCCTGTTCCGTCGTCCTCGGACTCGGAATCGGGCCGTTCCCGCGGCTCGGTATCTTCGGGGTCGGGCTCGCGACGGCGCTCGCCAACGCCTTCACTGCGGCGAGTATCCTCCTGGCGTTCACCACGGACCGAATCGGCCTCTCGTTTCGCCGGCCGCGAGACTGGACCATCACCCGCCAGCTCGTCGTCGTCGGGACGCCACAGTTCGCAGAGGGCATGTCGTCGACCGTGGCGATGTTCCCGTTCAACGCGCTCTTGCTCGGGTTCGGGACCGAAGTCGTCGCGGCGTTCCACATCGGGCGGCGGATGCGCCAGCAGGTGACGGCGCCCTTCTACCGCTCGTTCAGTACCGCTTCGAGCGTCATCACCGGTCAGACGCTGGGCGGTGACGACCCCGAGGCGGCGCGGTTCAACGGGTTGGCAGTGATCGCCCTGGCGTTCGTGCTGCTCGGACTATCGGGCGGGGCGCTCATCGTTGGAGCGGCCCCCCTCGCGCGCGTGTTCACCAGTGACCCGGCTACGCTGGCCTACGCGGTCGACTTCGCCCGCGTGTTCGGTCTCGGGGGCATCTTCTTCGGCATGTTCTTCGTCGTCGCCGGTTGTCTCCGAGGGAGCGGTGAGACCCGCATCCCCTTCATCGCGCGGATGGTCGGCGCCTGGGTGATTATGCTCGGGGGAACGTACCTGGCTGGGGAGGTACTGGACGTCGGTATCGTCGCCGTCTACGCCGTCCTCATCCTCTCGTACCTGTGGATGGTCTCCCTCGCCACCGTCTGGTTCTTCAAGGGCGACTGGGAAGCACGTGCCTCGACGATGATGGACGAACGCGGGACCTCGGACTCCGACTCTTGA
- a CDS encoding DMT family transporter: protein MQHDVIALALLTAAGWGASDPLAKTGMERGGTPLQVSLTVVFVSVVVYCAVLLARGVALFSHPYWVLGLFLATGLTATAIARLLSYTGVQRVGASISSATVNTRPVWAMLLAVVFLGEAVTAQGTIGIGFVVGGLVTLAFSKGGDISGWHIRDLLFPLAAALTFAAGNVARRYAFTTTDISAIEGVAINEAAGLFGLLVYLLFRHGRDFGEFMMAPREAYAYFVGCGLLSALSLFTLFEALDRGQVVLVDPLSSPTSLFAILFTFIFLREVERVTKRLLLGAVLVIIGVVLITGPQVFTL from the coding sequence ATGCAACACGATGTGATCGCGCTCGCACTACTGACCGCTGCCGGGTGGGGGGCCTCGGACCCGCTCGCAAAGACTGGGATGGAACGGGGTGGGACTCCGTTACAGGTGTCCCTGACGGTCGTCTTCGTGAGCGTCGTGGTGTACTGTGCCGTGTTGCTCGCCCGTGGCGTAGCCCTGTTCTCCCACCCCTACTGGGTACTCGGCCTGTTCCTCGCGACTGGCTTGACCGCGACCGCGATAGCGCGCCTGTTGAGTTACACCGGCGTCCAGCGCGTCGGTGCGAGCATCAGTAGCGCGACGGTGAACACGCGCCCGGTCTGGGCGATGCTGCTCGCCGTGGTGTTCCTCGGTGAAGCTGTCACCGCACAGGGGACCATCGGCATCGGGTTCGTCGTCGGTGGACTCGTCACGCTGGCGTTCTCGAAGGGCGGCGACATCTCGGGGTGGCATATCCGCGACCTGCTCTTCCCGCTCGCCGCGGCACTGACCTTCGCCGCCGGGAACGTCGCACGTCGCTACGCGTTCACGACGACGGACATCAGTGCCATCGAAGGCGTCGCTATCAACGAGGCGGCGGGGCTCTTCGGACTCCTCGTCTACCTCCTGTTTCGCCACGGGCGTGACTTCGGCGAGTTCATGATGGCCCCACGAGAGGCGTACGCGTACTTCGTCGGCTGTGGGCTGCTCAGCGCTCTGTCGCTGTTTACCCTCTTCGAGGCGCTGGACCGCGGGCAGGTGGTCCTCGTCGACCCGCTCTCGAGTCCGACGTCGCTGTTCGCGATTCTGTTCACCTTCATCTTCCTGCGCGAGGTCGAGCGCGTGACGAAGCGCCTGCTCCTCGGAGCGGTACTCGTCATCATCGGTGTCGTCCTCATCACCGGTCCGCAGGTGTTCACGCTGTGA
- a CDS encoding amidohydrolase family protein — MRVDVHTHYLPAAYRDLLREWGKEVRVEDRNGTPHAVYGDTARELAPGFRDLEARSEWMAEHDIDRTVASISNPSPHDETFTDAESVELVRAINDGFADAQAERPDEFAGFGTVPFRDPDAAVDEVDRIADLGLAGVAVPTAVRGRTLSDPAFEPIFDRIEDHGLPVFVHPTRNVLSEQFEPEEGGLDPTVVFPVDTTVQLTRLIFDGFFDRHDLDVIIAHMGGALPYLVGRLERGRERFRDDPDSSPEHSIYHYIESFYYDAISFHAPAVGAAIETVGDDHLLFGTDYPFNMEDAPATVADIDARAPTEEAAAAILGNTAIDVFGL; from the coding sequence ATGCGCGTCGACGTCCACACGCACTATCTGCCGGCAGCGTATCGTGACCTGCTCCGTGAGTGGGGCAAAGAAGTCCGTGTCGAAGACCGGAACGGCACACCACACGCGGTCTACGGCGATACCGCTCGGGAACTGGCGCCGGGCTTCCGAGACCTCGAAGCGCGGTCTGAGTGGATGGCCGAACACGACATCGACCGCACGGTCGCGTCCATCTCGAATCCGAGCCCACACGACGAGACGTTCACCGACGCGGAATCGGTCGAACTGGTCCGGGCGATAAACGACGGGTTCGCCGATGCACAGGCGGAGCGACCTGACGAGTTCGCGGGCTTCGGGACGGTGCCGTTCCGTGACCCCGACGCGGCCGTCGACGAGGTCGACCGAATCGCCGACCTGGGGCTCGCTGGCGTGGCAGTCCCCACCGCGGTTCGCGGACGGACGCTGTCGGACCCGGCATTTGAACCCATCTTCGACCGCATCGAGGACCACGGGCTACCGGTGTTCGTCCACCCGACGCGCAACGTCCTGAGCGAGCAGTTCGAGCCGGAAGAAGGGGGCCTCGACCCGACCGTCGTCTTCCCGGTCGACACCACCGTCCAGCTAACGCGCCTCATCTTCGACGGGTTCTTCGACCGGCACGACCTCGACGTTATCATCGCGCACATGGGTGGCGCGCTCCCGTATCTCGTCGGCCGGCTCGAACGGGGCCGGGAGCGGTTCCGTGACGACCCCGACAGTTCCCCGGAGCACTCCATCTACCACTACATCGAGTCGTTCTACTACGACGCCATCTCCTTCCACGCGCCGGCGGTTGGCGCTGCCATAGAGACGGTGGGCGACGACCATCTCCTGTTCGGAACGGACTACCCCTTCAACATGGAAGACGCGCCGGCGACGGTGGCAGATATCGATGCGAGAGCGCCGACCGAGGAGGCTGCTGCGGCGATACTCGGGAACACGGCGATCGACGTGTTCGGGCTGTAG
- a CDS encoding M24 family metallopeptidase: MEDYRLGQQNRRREYYGRFSAAEMDRRREAVREMMVSEGLDALVICGDAGFGGTHISYLTNYSPPFVSYFVFFRDPEANSLLLAGLSNHKQYVREVSEADDVDVMLPDPMQSVATRLEAGGVGDGTVGLVGHHPRYKQSLSYEQYDALEDAFAGELVDATVPFIHVVSRRSEPELERIRRAAALTDKGLETIADAAEPGVRETELQDALTRTYLETDGALGMAFITSAPMNDAEPGEPLPWHKPSKRKLQSGDVITTEMSASFAGYRSQVHRTFTVGTEPSDQYVDMWTVAKETYDAMLDAVQPGNTVADVHAALEPLEASPYKLYDVALHGYGSGYLPPYVGTSASNYWPGAEDPVTEDWTFEAGMVVVVQPNVVTTEERHGLQLGSAVIVTDDGPEVLQQYPLSIQQV; encoded by the coding sequence ATGGAAGACTATCGGCTCGGACAGCAGAACCGCCGTCGCGAGTACTACGGACGCTTCTCGGCAGCCGAGATGGACCGTCGTCGCGAGGCCGTCCGCGAGATGATGGTGAGTGAGGGACTCGACGCGCTGGTCATCTGCGGCGACGCCGGCTTCGGTGGCACGCACATCAGTTACCTCACGAACTACTCGCCCCCGTTCGTGAGTTATTTCGTCTTCTTCCGCGACCCGGAGGCGAACTCACTGCTGCTGGCCGGGCTCAGCAACCACAAACAGTACGTTCGGGAGGTCTCGGAGGCCGACGACGTGGACGTGATGCTGCCCGACCCGATGCAATCAGTCGCCACCCGACTCGAAGCCGGCGGCGTCGGCGACGGGACCGTTGGACTCGTCGGACATCACCCACGATACAAGCAGTCACTCTCGTACGAACAGTACGACGCCCTCGAAGACGCGTTTGCTGGTGAGCTCGTCGACGCGACAGTCCCGTTCATCCACGTGGTCAGCCGTCGGAGCGAGCCGGAGCTGGAGCGTATCCGACGCGCCGCAGCACTCACCGACAAAGGACTCGAAACCATCGCAGACGCTGCCGAGCCGGGCGTCCGCGAGACGGAGCTCCAGGACGCGCTTACCCGAACCTACCTCGAAACGGATGGGGCGCTCGGGATGGCCTTCATCACCTCGGCGCCGATGAACGACGCAGAGCCCGGCGAGCCGCTCCCCTGGCACAAGCCGTCGAAACGGAAACTACAGTCGGGCGACGTGATCACGACGGAGATGAGCGCGTCGTTCGCGGGCTACCGGAGCCAGGTCCATCGGACGTTCACCGTCGGCACGGAGCCCAGCGACCAGTACGTCGACATGTGGACGGTTGCCAAGGAGACGTACGACGCCATGCTCGACGCGGTGCAGCCGGGGAACACGGTGGCGGACGTCCACGCTGCGCTCGAGCCGCTGGAGGCATCGCCGTACAAACTCTACGACGTGGCGCTGCACGGATACGGCAGCGGCTACCTGCCCCCGTACGTCGGAACGTCGGCCTCGAACTATTGGCCGGGTGCCGAGGATCCGGTCACCGAGGACTGGACGTTCGAAGCGGGGATGGTCGTCGTCGTTCAGCCAAACGTCGTCACGACCGAGGAGCGTCACGGGCTCCAACTGGGGTCGGCCGTCATCGTCACCGACGACGGCCCAGAAGTGTTACAGCAGTATCCGCTCTCAATCCAGCAGGTGTAA
- a CDS encoding ABC transporter substrate-binding protein, with product MPSGSSDNSDNETKSDSRRKFRRRGVLGAIGAGTTLLAGCGGDGGSGGDGGSGGDGGSGDGGSGGDGGSGGDGGDGGDGGDGGDGGSGPIDQYLITDINGNPTSLDPHAVGPTANTSWGVFPMNAYEPLLFYEQGGSGLIPVLAEEVPTVDNGLITNDNQTFEFPLREGVQFHTGGEMTSSDVRFSLDRVRTMNLAPGASNLDVIESIETPDDYTVRITISETDASFLTGTIPSKNMVVVSQEAVENNGGVQEGTRNQFMAQNTAGTGPYQLGQWNRGSNLRYDYFQDYWDPESVGPGGIFMRITTDVSTAVAFIDRGDAHASGYELASVDSFEGTGAEFNYYESLAQLFLFFNFEIPYDRDDMPSNDTVPSSFFQDPNVRQAFGHAVDYEDYIESVWGGNGYISNQPCHLGPLQYYDEDAPNFNYDPDRVEELLREAGYWEEGFTFTMMSENFAEAANAVLYVKDSIENLNDRITINTQTFTESQYVERRNEEPWAFTCDIGGFPAFGPDPAPYYDQLLNGPPGAGGRHQDYIDERFFEAAAEARRSLDPDRRAELYSELQTLGYEDPPAISMNGERLVRITLPCVEPETSPVASQPIAKRWDISQCDPIDF from the coding sequence ATGCCATCGGGTAGCTCAGACAACTCGGATAACGAAACCAAATCAGACTCACGGCGGAAATTCCGTCGTCGTGGTGTCCTCGGAGCGATTGGCGCAGGAACAACCCTTCTAGCCGGCTGTGGCGGTGACGGCGGGTCCGGCGGCGACGGTGGATCTGGCGGTGACGGCGGGTCCGGCGACGGCGGGTCCGGCGGCGACGGTGGGTCCGGCGGTGACGGCGGCGATGGCGGTGACGGCGGCGATGGCGGTGACGGTGGAAGCGGTCCGATAGACCAGTATCTCATCACCGACATCAACGGGAACCCGACAAGCCTCGACCCGCACGCGGTCGGGCCGACGGCGAACACCTCTTGGGGTGTCTTCCCGATGAACGCGTACGAACCGCTGCTGTTCTACGAACAGGGCGGTTCAGGCCTGATTCCGGTCCTCGCAGAGGAGGTTCCGACGGTCGACAACGGGCTCATCACGAACGACAACCAGACGTTCGAGTTCCCGCTCCGCGAGGGCGTCCAGTTCCACACCGGCGGGGAGATGACCTCGTCGGACGTTAGGTTCTCCCTGGACCGCGTCCGGACGATGAACCTCGCGCCCGGCGCCAGCAACCTGGACGTCATCGAGAGCATCGAGACTCCCGACGACTACACGGTGCGAATCACCATCAGCGAAACCGACGCGTCGTTCCTCACTGGGACAATCCCGTCGAAGAACATGGTCGTCGTCAGCCAGGAGGCCGTCGAGAACAACGGTGGCGTCCAGGAGGGGACGCGGAACCAGTTCATGGCCCAGAACACGGCCGGGACCGGTCCGTACCAGCTGGGACAGTGGAACCGTGGCTCCAACCTCCGATACGACTACTTCCAGGACTACTGGGACCCTGAATCCGTCGGTCCGGGTGGCATCTTCATGCGCATCACGACCGACGTCTCGACCGCCGTGGCGTTCATCGACCGCGGTGACGCACACGCGTCGGGGTACGAACTCGCCAGCGTCGACTCCTTCGAGGGGACCGGCGCCGAGTTCAACTACTACGAGTCGCTCGCCCAGCTGTTCCTGTTCTTCAACTTCGAGATTCCGTACGACAGGGACGACATGCCGAGCAACGACACCGTGCCGTCGAGCTTCTTCCAGGACCCCAACGTCCGGCAGGCGTTCGGCCACGCGGTGGACTACGAGGACTACATCGAGTCCGTCTGGGGCGGGAACGGTTACATCTCCAACCAGCCGTGTCACCTGGGTCCACTCCAGTACTACGACGAGGACGCGCCGAACTTCAACTACGACCCCGACAGGGTCGAAGAGCTCCTGCGCGAGGCCGGCTATTGGGAGGAAGGCTTCACGTTCACGATGATGTCCGAGAACTTCGCCGAAGCGGCGAACGCGGTCCTCTATGTCAAGGACAGCATCGAGAACCTGAACGACCGGATCACTATCAACACCCAGACGTTCACCGAGTCGCAGTACGTCGAGCGGCGGAACGAAGAGCCGTGGGCGTTCACGTGCGACATCGGTGGCTTCCCGGCGTTCGGTCCGGACCCGGCCCCGTACTACGACCAGCTGCTCAACGGTCCGCCCGGCGCCGGCGGTCGGCACCAGGACTACATCGACGAGCGGTTCTTCGAAGCGGCCGCAGAGGCCAGGCGGTCGCTCGACCCGGACCGTCGTGCCGAGCTCTACTCCGAGCTCCAGACGCTCGGGTACGAGGACCCGCCGGCCATCTCGATGAACGGCGAGCGCCTCGTCCGCATCACGCTGCCGTGTGTCGAGCCCGAGACCAGCCCGGTCGCGTCGCAGCCCATCGCCAAGCGGTGGGACATCTCGCAGTGTGACCCGATCGACTTCTAA